CCACCTTTCCGCTGCTCAGACGGGTCGCACCCCAGCGGCGGGCCAGCCGGTTGACCAGGAACAGGCCGCGGCCGCCCTCGTCGGTGTCCCGCGCCCGGCGCTGGCGGGGCAGCTGCGGGGAGTCGTCGCCGACCTCGCAGCGCAGCACGTCCGTACGCAGCAGGCGCAGCGTCACGGGCCGCTCCGCGTACCGGACGGCATTGGTGACCACCTCGCTGACCAGCAGCTCCAGCGAGTCGCTCAGCTCCTCCAGGCCCCATCGGGTCAGCGCGCGGCGGGCGAACCGGCGGGCCCGCCCCGGAGCGGTCTCCTCCGGGTCCAGGAACCAGTACGCGACGTCACTGGGCGCGATCCCGTCGAAACGGGCCGCGAGCAGCGCGATGTCGTCGTCCCGGTCGCCCGGACCGAGCATGTCCAGCACGTCGTCGCACAGGGCCTCCAGCGGCGGCGGGTGGTCCAGGCCGGTCAGCTGGGCGGTGGTGGCCAGCCGCTCGCGCAGCTGCTCGATGCCGGTCCACACGTCCCGCAGGCGCGACTCCACCAGGCCGTCGGTGTAGAGGAGCAGGGTGGCCCCGGCGGGCGCGTCCAGCTCCACGGCCTCGAAGTCCACGCCGCCGACGCCGATGGGCGCGCCGGGCGGTACGCGGAGCACCTCGGCGCGGCCGCCCAGGTGCAGCAGCACCGGCGGCGGGTGGCCGGCATTGGCGATGGTGATCCGGTGCGCGACCGGATCGTAGACGGCGTACAGGCAGGTGGCCATGCGGTCGGAGCCCAGGCGCTGCGCCTGCTCGTCCAGGTGGTGCAGGACCTCGGCGGGCGGCAGGTCCAGCTGCGCGAGGGTCTGCGCCGTGGTCCGGAGCTGGCCCATGATCGCGGCGGAGGTCATGGAGTGGCCCATGACGTCGCCCACGACGAGCGCGACCCGGCTGCCGGGCAGCGGTATGGCGTCGTACCAGTCGCCGCCGACCCGCGCCGTCTCGGCGGCGGGCAGGTAGCGGGAGGCCAGGCGCACCCCGGTGGGCTGCGGGAGGCTGTCGGGCAGCATCGTGCGCTGCAGCTCGTCGGCGATGTACGCCTCACGGCCGTACAGGACGGCCTTGTCGATGCCCAGCGCGGTGTGGGTGGCCAGCTGGGCGGCGACCAGGAGGTCGTTCTGCTCGAAGGCGGGCCGCTCCGGGCTGCGCAGGAAGACGGCGGCGCCGATCACCCGTCGGCGGCCGCGCAGGGGCGCGAGCACGGCCCGGTTGCCGCGCGGCAGCGGATGGTCCACGCCGAGCAGTTCGGGCAGCGCGGCCCGGGCGGCGGCGGAGGACCCGAAGACGGGCCGTACGCCGCGCAGCACCTCGGCGAGCGCGCCGCCGGGCCGGATCTCGCACAGCTCGGCCGCCGGCAGGTCACCCTGCGGGCCGACCAGCGGCAGCTGGCTGAAGTCGAGCTCGCCGGCGGCCCCCGCGGCCCCGGCGAGGTCCATCCCCGCCCCGATGGTGCTGCTGATGTCCGTCAGGTCGTCGATCGGCCGGAGCCGGTCGGTGCGCCGGAGCCTTAAGACGACCGGGCCGACGGGCCGCTCGTCGCCGACCGGGAGCGGATCGCGCAGGTAGACGAGGATGGCGTCCGAGAAGGTGGG
Above is a genomic segment from Streptomyces sp. NBC_01233 containing:
- a CDS encoding SpoIIE family protein phosphatase — its product is MRDGAAARNAAGATAGHGDPSEPPRPRGDGLDPGNAGQRTADGGAARHPASPGTDAAAGGDESAGQNSGYRAGGERHGGGTAIPVAGAGEATAARREGDRLRFVGAATRRIARGIDLDEIVLGLCRATVPTFSDAILVYLRDPLPVGDERPVGPVVLRLRRTDRLRPIDDLTDISSTIGAGMDLAGAAGAAGELDFSQLPLVGPQGDLPAAELCEIRPGGALAEVLRGVRPVFGSSAAARAALPELLGVDHPLPRGNRAVLAPLRGRRRVIGAAVFLRSPERPAFEQNDLLVAAQLATHTALGIDKAVLYGREAYIADELQRTMLPDSLPQPTGVRLASRYLPAAETARVGGDWYDAIPLPGSRVALVVGDVMGHSMTSAAIMGQLRTTAQTLAQLDLPPAEVLHHLDEQAQRLGSDRMATCLYAVYDPVAHRITIANAGHPPPVLLHLGGRAEVLRVPPGAPIGVGGVDFEAVELDAPAGATLLLYTDGLVESRLRDVWTGIEQLRERLATTAQLTGLDHPPPLEALCDDVLDMLGPGDRDDDIALLAARFDGIAPSDVAYWFLDPEETAPGRARRFARRALTRWGLEELSDSLELLVSEVVTNAVRYAERPVTLRLLRTDVLRCEVGDDSPQLPRQRRARDTDEGGRGLFLVNRLARRWGATRLSSGKVVWFELPLPGAQERR